A portion of the Longimicrobiaceae bacterium genome contains these proteins:
- a CDS encoding putative baseplate assembly protein, with the protein MNTPPVLDCRDDRRRAEVRRQERNGIDYLEVSDDQTRLTVYFLGHAPEGLTVENVRITGGRRIRDIRVVGVEICPQTDPERDNCMVVTVDRPGDFSTYTLCLVDLPENLLFDPRYRCIDFSFKAACPTDLDCAAAPPCPPEPRTEPEISYLAKDYASFRRLILDRLSVIMPEWSERHIPDLGITLVELLAYTGDYLSYYQDAVATEAYLDTARQRISVRRHARLVDYLMHEGCNARAYVHVATSTDLTGDRAIPGDGISFLTGFDPMPEVEGRVLTWDDLREIPTSRYEVFEPVVDEGARLEFRSAHNEIRFYTWGEAECCLPRGATSATLVDGPPSVPGDPDGPDAGPEGEPGPGPNGEAGGPDNAGEEGEGNDGSGDTPQGAGRVLDLKVGDVLIFEEVIGPKTGDPDDADPARRHAVRLTRVEPIVDELYGQPLLEIEWDKEDALPFPLCLSVIGPPPDCALITDVSVARGNVVLVDHGRRRPPEGLGCVPVEAIETVCEREGRPRDVMLRPGRFRPTLSEGPLTFAEPIPAGASATRMVKQDPRQALPWLRLSSRADTRCGTEEGGPPRWWSPRRDLLTSGPGDDHYVVEMDDRGRAHLRFGDGEIGRLPEAGLWFEAVYRVGNGPTGNVGADSIVLAVTRELTSGVVLESRNPLSATGGTPPEPIAEVKLFAPFAFRQLLERAVTAEDYAELAGRHPGVQRAAATLRWNGSWYEARVAVDPLGRVEADDALLESVEEYLYRFRRIGHDLAVRPADYVPLDVVLQICVEPSYQRGHVKAALLERFGTGRSAGGTPGFFHPDELTFGQGVTLSELVAAAQAIPGVESVSVTRLERLFQGPNGEIEQGYLEIGPLEIARLDSDPSFPENGRIRFDLRGGR; encoded by the coding sequence ATGAACACCCCGCCCGTACTCGACTGCCGCGACGACCGGCGTCGCGCCGAGGTGCGCCGTCAGGAGCGCAACGGGATCGACTACCTGGAGGTCAGCGACGACCAGACCCGTCTCACCGTCTACTTCCTGGGCCACGCACCCGAAGGGCTGACGGTCGAGAATGTCCGCATTACCGGCGGGCGACGGATTCGCGACATTCGCGTCGTCGGGGTGGAGATCTGCCCTCAGACCGATCCCGAGCGGGACAACTGCATGGTGGTAACGGTCGACCGCCCGGGGGATTTCTCCACCTACACGCTCTGTCTGGTCGACCTCCCCGAGAACCTGCTGTTCGACCCCCGCTATCGCTGCATTGACTTCAGCTTCAAGGCCGCGTGCCCCACCGACCTTGACTGCGCGGCCGCTCCGCCGTGTCCGCCCGAGCCGCGGACCGAGCCGGAGATCAGCTACCTGGCGAAGGATTACGCGTCCTTCAGGCGGCTGATCCTGGACCGGCTCTCGGTGATCATGCCCGAATGGTCGGAGCGGCACATTCCCGACCTGGGGATCACACTCGTGGAGCTGCTGGCCTACACCGGCGACTACCTGAGCTACTACCAGGATGCGGTCGCCACCGAGGCCTATCTGGACACCGCGCGCCAGCGGATCTCCGTGCGCCGCCACGCCCGCCTGGTCGACTACCTGATGCACGAGGGGTGCAACGCGCGCGCGTACGTGCACGTCGCCACCTCCACCGACCTGACGGGCGACAGGGCGATCCCGGGCGACGGAATCTCCTTCCTGACCGGCTTCGACCCCATGCCGGAAGTCGAAGGCCGGGTACTCACCTGGGATGACCTGCGCGAGATCCCGACCAGCCGGTACGAGGTCTTCGAGCCGGTCGTGGACGAGGGCGCCCGCCTGGAATTTCGCTCCGCCCACAACGAGATCCGCTTCTACACCTGGGGCGAAGCCGAATGCTGCCTCCCTCGCGGCGCCACTTCCGCCACGCTGGTCGATGGGCCACCGTCCGTCCCCGGCGATCCGGACGGGCCTGACGCGGGCCCCGAGGGAGAGCCGGGGCCGGGGCCGAACGGCGAGGCCGGCGGTCCCGACAACGCCGGAGAAGAGGGTGAGGGCAACGATGGGTCCGGTGATACGCCTCAGGGTGCCGGCCGCGTGCTGGACCTGAAGGTCGGTGACGTGCTGATCTTCGAGGAGGTGATCGGGCCGAAGACAGGCGATCCGGACGACGCCGATCCGGCCCGTCGTCATGCCGTCCGACTCACACGCGTGGAGCCGATCGTCGACGAGCTGTACGGGCAGCCCCTCCTCGAGATCGAATGGGATAAGGAGGACGCCCTCCCCTTCCCCCTCTGCCTCTCGGTGATCGGACCACCTCCGGATTGCGCGCTCATCACGGACGTGAGTGTCGCGCGGGGCAATGTGGTCCTGGTGGACCACGGTCGCCGCCGGCCGCCCGAGGGGCTGGGGTGCGTTCCGGTCGAGGCGATCGAGACCGTCTGCGAGCGGGAGGGGCGTCCGCGCGACGTGATGCTCCGCCCCGGCCGCTTCCGTCCGACCCTCTCGGAGGGGCCGCTCACCTTTGCCGAGCCGATTCCGGCCGGCGCCTCCGCAACGCGCATGGTGAAGCAGGACCCGCGACAGGCGCTGCCGTGGCTCCGCCTGTCCAGCCGCGCCGACACGCGCTGCGGAACGGAAGAAGGCGGTCCGCCGCGCTGGTGGTCGCCGCGTCGCGACCTGCTGACGAGCGGTCCCGGTGACGACCATTACGTGGTGGAGATGGACGACCGCGGGCGGGCGCACCTGCGTTTTGGCGACGGGGAGATCGGCCGGCTCCCGGAAGCGGGACTCTGGTTCGAGGCGGTCTATCGAGTGGGAAACGGGCCGACGGGGAACGTGGGCGCCGATTCCATCGTGCTGGCCGTGACCCGGGAGCTGACGAGCGGGGTGGTGCTCGAATCGCGCAACCCACTCTCCGCGACCGGAGGGACTCCGCCGGAGCCGATTGCCGAGGTGAAGCTCTTCGCTCCCTTCGCCTTCCGCCAGCTCCTCGAGCGGGCCGTTACGGCCGAGGACTACGCCGAACTGGCGGGCAGGCATCCCGGGGTGCAGCGCGCGGCCGCCACGCTGCGCTGGAACGGGAGCTGGTACGAGGCACGGGTGGCGGTCGATCCGCTTGGCCGCGTCGAGGCCGACGACGCCCTGCTCGAGTCGGTGGAGGAGTACCTCTATCGTTTCCGCCGCATCGGGCACGACCTCGCCGTCCGCCCCGCCGATTACGTCCCGCTCGACGTGGTCCTGCAGATCTGCGTGGAGCCCTCGTACCAGCGGGGCCACGTGAAAGCTGCCCTCCTCGAGCGCTTCGGCACCGGCCGGAGCGCGGGCGGCACGCCCGGCTTCTTCCACCCCGACGAGCTCACCTTCGGGCAGGGCGTAACGCTCAGCGAGCTGGTGGCCGCGGCGCAGGCCATCCCCGGCGTGGAGAGCGTGTCGGTCACCCGACTCGAGCGCCTCTTCCAGGGCCCCAACGGCGAGATCGAGCAGGGCTACCTGGAGATCGGTCCCCTGGAGATCGCCCGGCTCGATAGTGACCCCTCCTTCCCCGAGAACGGTCGCATCCGCTTCGACCTGCGAGGTGGACGATGA
- a CDS encoding DUF11 domain-containing protein, with translation MTRAPDRLYDLLPVIHRRRDAEQGHPLRALLQVIAEQVEVVENDIDRLYENWFIETCEDWVVPYLGDLIGYTSVAAAGEPADGTTPGRRKLERILIPRREVANTIRYRRRKGTLALLELLAHDVAGWPSRAVEFYQLLAWAQPLNHQRLTRGRTADLRDGDALDLLDGPFDTMAHTVDVRRIGSARTRGWHNIPSVGLFVWRLTPYSVTRAPAYCYESYGSSNFTFSVLGNDAPLFTLPSPEPSPHHVAGPLNVPAPIRRRALEREVSSYYGEGRSFAIWVDGWAGYSSDAPLPPEVIIAADLSGWAYHPPRGKVAVDPVLGRIAFPPRQLPRNGVWVSYHYGFSDDIGGGEYERTLSQPAEAVLYRVGQNEEIVRIGDALALWRQEKPQHAVIEITDSGVYLEQIVIELGEGQSLQLRAANRTRPVLRLMDWQTARPDALSVAGAPGSRFTLDGLLVTGRSVRCEGPVAELTVRHCTLVPGWTLGSDCEPLRPAEPSLELTDTQAQVTIERSILGSIQVSQDEVGTDPIPISISDSILDATGPQREAVGAPSWQIAHAVLTIRRTTVFGEIQVHAVELAENSIFVGRIRVARRQLGCIRFSYVTPGSRTPRRYRCQPDLAEEAVREAIPKVAVRADALVRLKVGGTEDPNTCSPVTGEANLEVSFEIDDATPEIGDEVVLTVTVRNNGPRNASGVEVRLQGPDCLDRVGDPVVSQGTFVFDDDGATWNVGAVAAGEFAVVTLRMEISGECDPPEATAEIVSHTLSGDGTAFIAERIAAVRRRVRPRFNSTRYGSPAYAQLSADCPPEIVRGADDESEMGAFHDLFQPQRAANLEARLAEFVPAGMDAAIILAS, from the coding sequence ATGACCCGAGCTCCGGATCGCCTGTACGATCTCCTCCCCGTCATCCACCGCCGTCGCGACGCGGAGCAGGGCCATCCGCTGCGCGCGCTGCTGCAGGTCATCGCCGAGCAGGTAGAGGTGGTGGAGAACGACATCGATCGGCTGTACGAGAACTGGTTCATTGAGACCTGCGAGGATTGGGTCGTCCCGTATCTGGGCGACCTCATCGGCTACACGAGCGTCGCCGCCGCAGGCGAGCCGGCGGATGGTACGACGCCCGGGCGGCGCAAGCTCGAGCGGATCCTCATCCCCCGCCGCGAGGTCGCCAACACCATCCGCTACCGGCGTCGCAAAGGAACCCTCGCGCTGCTGGAGCTGCTGGCGCACGACGTGGCCGGATGGCCCTCGAGGGCGGTGGAGTTCTACCAGCTGCTCGCCTGGGCACAGCCGCTCAACCATCAACGGCTGACCCGCGGGCGCACCGCCGATCTCCGTGACGGAGACGCGCTCGACCTCCTCGACGGACCGTTCGACACCATGGCGCACACGGTGGACGTGCGGCGCATCGGATCGGCGCGGACGCGGGGGTGGCACAACATTCCGAGCGTGGGGCTCTTCGTCTGGCGGCTCACGCCCTACTCCGTCACCCGCGCGCCGGCCTACTGCTACGAATCGTACGGCTCGAGCAACTTCACCTTCAGCGTGCTGGGGAACGATGCGCCGCTCTTCACGCTTCCCTCCCCGGAGCCATCGCCGCATCACGTCGCCGGACCGCTGAACGTCCCCGCCCCCATCCGGAGGCGAGCGCTGGAGCGAGAGGTGAGCTCCTACTACGGCGAGGGGCGCAGCTTCGCCATCTGGGTGGACGGATGGGCGGGCTATTCCAGCGACGCCCCTCTCCCGCCGGAGGTGATCATCGCGGCAGATCTGTCGGGCTGGGCGTACCACCCACCGCGCGGGAAGGTCGCCGTGGATCCCGTCCTCGGGCGCATCGCCTTTCCGCCGCGACAGCTCCCCCGCAACGGTGTGTGGGTGAGCTACCACTACGGCTTCAGCGACGACATCGGGGGCGGAGAGTACGAGCGTACCCTCTCCCAACCGGCGGAGGCTGTGCTGTACCGCGTGGGACAGAACGAGGAGATCGTGCGCATCGGCGACGCCCTCGCTCTCTGGCGGCAGGAGAAGCCACAGCACGCGGTGATCGAGATCACCGACAGCGGCGTCTACCTGGAGCAGATCGTGATCGAGCTGGGCGAGGGGCAGAGCCTGCAGCTGCGGGCAGCCAATCGCACGCGGCCCGTGCTGCGCCTGATGGACTGGCAGACGGCGCGACCCGATGCCCTCTCCGTGGCGGGGGCGCCGGGCAGCCGCTTCACCCTGGACGGCCTCCTGGTCACTGGTCGCAGCGTCCGCTGCGAAGGTCCGGTCGCGGAGTTGACCGTGCGGCACTGCACCCTGGTACCCGGGTGGACGCTCGGGTCGGACTGCGAACCGCTCCGTCCAGCGGAGCCCAGCCTGGAGCTGACCGACACGCAGGCACAAGTCACCATCGAGCGCAGCATCCTCGGCTCCATCCAGGTCAGTCAGGACGAGGTGGGCACCGACCCCATCCCCATCTCCATCTCCGACAGCATCCTCGACGCGACCGGCCCCCAGCGCGAGGCGGTGGGAGCCCCCTCCTGGCAGATCGCGCACGCCGTGCTGACGATCCGCCGCACTACGGTCTTCGGCGAAATCCAGGTACACGCCGTCGAGCTGGCCGAGAACAGCATCTTCGTCGGGCGCATCCGGGTGGCCCGGCGCCAGCTCGGGTGCATCCGCTTCAGCTACGTCACCCCGGGGTCGCGCACTCCGCGCCGCTATCGCTGCCAACCCGACCTGGCGGAGGAGGCGGTGCGGGAGGCGATCCCCAAGGTTGCCGTACGCGCAGACGCCTTGGTCAGGCTGAAGGTGGGGGGCACGGAGGACCCGAACACCTGCTCGCCCGTAACCGGTGAGGCGAACCTGGAGGTCTCCTTCGAGATCGACGATGCGACTCCGGAGATCGGCGACGAGGTGGTCCTGACCGTCACGGTGCGCAACAACGGGCCACGCAACGCCTCCGGCGTCGAGGTCCGACTTCAGGGGCCGGACTGCCTGGACCGCGTCGGCGACCCGGTCGTCTCGCAGGGAACCTTCGTGTTCGACGATGACGGAGCCACCTGGAACGTCGGCGCCGTGGCAGCGGGCGAGTTCGCCGTGGTCACCCTGCGCATGGAGATCAGCGGCGAATGCGATCCGCCGGAAGCGACCGCCGAGATCGTATCGCACACCCTTTCAGGCGACGGGACGGCATTCATCGCCGAGCGCATCGCGGCGGTGCGCCGGCGGGTGAGACCGCGCTTCAACTCCACCCGCTACGGATCGCCCGCGTACGCGCAGCTCTCCGCCGACTGCCCGCCGGAGATCGTGCGCGGCGCCGACGACGAATCCGAGATGGGCGCCTTCCACGACCTGTTCCAACCCCAGCGAGCCGCCAACCTGGAGGCCCGCCTCGCCGAGTTCGTGCCCGCCGGCATGGACGCAGCGATCATCCTTGCAAGCTGA
- a CDS encoding putative baseplate assembly protein has translation MTEKRCGCCEGTSIVTPTRIWNRPGLNNIRYRVGTHSTFLETMVARLSSHRLEDGQRPLERLTTRAADDPAIALLDGWATVADVLTFYQERIANEGYLLTATERRSILELARLVGYRLRPGVAASVYLAFTLEKDYHIVIPKGTRAQSIPGPGELPQFFETDEDLPARTEWNAIPARPTRPSYLRPDETFFGTRSLRLEGAVNNVRAGDTILFACGETFQPYTVQSAEADAAAAHTLISYAPFGGPMPPPPPETGAELSASGSDNNGGSGGAPPALTRLKGVVTALSKAASVPPPSRFQLPRSAEQTYSAKADLGPRLLTHFDPSLKDTLYQAYAAAPVTATAAECEVHALPLKAAPFGSTAPPELVFNENNVLVGRREWMLAEFLATGGVRLTSTEGETGVLGGLGGSYDLRDSVNPLRLRVVLGDGEGGIRFQQSWDVRDLVVPDQPPFGEDDPEFTLVHELEEGGAIAITAAYQGDFSEGEYSGAVLRHLEVEFRLRPGQETSIRIVPPPPIVIAATSAAVSAAASGLQVDVDGTVRTPEVRSPISETIGRRTIAILLTENALNVTHRTPLLASNEQLRTVSLDGVHDGIVAGSYVVIEGVGPEPVVAVVERVRTVSRADYGISGRVTQLVLSQSWLGASPDSPPFDLNATLGVLRRVTIHARSEELSVAEEVIEEDVAGDSIELDGLYDGLEAGRWLMVKGVRSDIPGLGEDDEGVEATELVMLAGVEHVVRTVTDEEGNEVLDDNGQPIELPGDTLHTRLILSEPLAYTYRREGFTVNANVVRATHGETKTEVLGSGDGRVPFQSFTLKQKPLTYLPAPTPSGVESTLEVRVNEVRWPEQETLLGLEGNERGYTTRTDDEGNTTVIFGDGLRGARLPTGVENVTAVYRAGIGKGGNVGANEISVLATRPLGVKEVINPQRASGGADPESRDQARRNVPVAVLALDRLVSVRDYADFARVFAGIGKASAASISDGRRQVVHLTIAGADDIPIDPTSELYRNLLLALSRFGDPNVPLVVAPRELVILFLSARVKVGADYLWALVEPKIRAALLEALGFDRRDLGQDVRLSEVISVIQSVEGVEFVDVDLLDGIAESDVVDPEGTLDPEALAARLEALAAATGATSTGSSVCTSARQPRQRVTVELARIDPSITDPDRRIRPAQIAYLNPELPDTLVLTEVTS, from the coding sequence ATGACAGAGAAACGCTGCGGATGCTGCGAGGGCACGAGCATCGTCACCCCGACCCGGATCTGGAACCGACCGGGGCTCAACAACATCCGCTACCGGGTGGGGACACACTCCACCTTCCTCGAGACGATGGTGGCGCGGCTCTCCAGTCATCGGCTGGAGGATGGCCAGCGACCGCTGGAGCGGCTGACCACCCGCGCCGCGGACGACCCGGCCATCGCCCTGCTCGATGGATGGGCCACCGTGGCCGACGTGCTGACCTTCTATCAGGAACGGATCGCCAACGAGGGATATCTGCTGACCGCCACCGAGCGCCGCTCGATCCTCGAGCTGGCGCGCCTGGTGGGATACCGTCTCCGCCCTGGAGTGGCGGCCAGCGTCTATTTGGCCTTCACCCTGGAGAAGGACTACCACATCGTCATCCCCAAAGGGACGCGCGCGCAAAGCATCCCGGGCCCCGGCGAGCTCCCGCAGTTCTTCGAGACCGACGAGGATCTACCGGCGCGAACGGAGTGGAACGCCATCCCGGCGCGGCCCACCCGACCGTCTTACCTGCGACCGGACGAGACCTTCTTCGGCACGCGCTCGCTCCGACTGGAGGGTGCGGTCAACAACGTTCGCGCCGGTGACACGATCCTCTTCGCGTGCGGAGAAACCTTCCAGCCCTACACGGTGCAGTCGGCCGAGGCCGACGCCGCGGCCGCGCACACGCTGATCAGCTACGCCCCGTTCGGCGGCCCCATGCCGCCGCCACCGCCCGAGACCGGGGCGGAGCTATCCGCCTCCGGTTCCGATAACAACGGAGGTTCAGGCGGAGCGCCTCCGGCTCTCACAAGACTCAAAGGGGTCGTCACCGCTCTGAGCAAGGCGGCGTCGGTCCCGCCGCCCAGCCGCTTCCAGCTTCCCCGCTCGGCGGAGCAGACGTACAGCGCCAAGGCTGATCTGGGGCCGCGGCTGCTCACGCACTTCGATCCCTCGCTCAAGGACACACTCTACCAGGCCTATGCCGCGGCACCGGTGACTGCCACGGCGGCCGAGTGCGAGGTCCACGCACTGCCATTGAAGGCCGCACCCTTCGGTAGCACCGCTCCTCCGGAGCTGGTGTTCAACGAAAACAACGTGCTGGTCGGGCGACGCGAGTGGATGCTGGCCGAGTTCCTCGCCACGGGAGGCGTTCGGCTCACGAGCACCGAGGGTGAGACAGGGGTGTTGGGTGGCCTCGGCGGCAGCTACGACCTGCGGGACTCGGTGAACCCGCTGCGCCTCCGCGTCGTGCTCGGTGACGGGGAGGGAGGCATACGCTTCCAGCAGAGCTGGGACGTCCGTGACCTGGTCGTGCCGGATCAACCGCCTTTCGGTGAAGACGATCCCGAATTCACCCTCGTCCACGAGCTGGAGGAGGGTGGCGCCATCGCGATCACGGCCGCATACCAGGGAGACTTCTCCGAAGGGGAGTACAGTGGGGCAGTGCTCCGGCACCTGGAGGTGGAGTTCCGGCTACGGCCGGGACAGGAGACGTCGATCCGGATCGTCCCTCCGCCGCCGATCGTCATCGCCGCCACAAGTGCCGCCGTGAGCGCGGCCGCGAGCGGCCTGCAGGTGGATGTGGACGGCACCGTCCGGACGCCTGAAGTCCGCTCACCCATCTCCGAGACGATCGGGCGGCGGACCATCGCCATCCTGCTCACCGAAAACGCGCTCAACGTCACACACCGTACGCCGCTGCTGGCGAGCAACGAGCAGCTGCGCACCGTGTCGCTGGACGGCGTGCACGACGGGATCGTCGCGGGCAGCTACGTGGTGATCGAGGGCGTAGGCCCCGAGCCGGTCGTCGCCGTCGTGGAGCGCGTGCGCACGGTTTCCCGGGCCGACTACGGGATCTCGGGTCGGGTGACCCAGCTCGTGCTCAGCCAGTCCTGGCTCGGGGCGTCACCGGACTCACCCCCGTTCGACCTGAACGCCACCCTCGGGGTCCTGCGGCGAGTGACCATCCACGCCCGGAGCGAAGAGCTGTCGGTGGCCGAGGAGGTGATCGAGGAGGACGTGGCGGGTGACAGCATCGAGCTCGACGGGCTGTACGACGGGCTGGAGGCGGGTCGCTGGCTCATGGTGAAGGGCGTGCGCAGCGACATCCCCGGTCTGGGCGAAGACGACGAGGGCGTGGAGGCGACCGAGCTGGTGATGCTCGCCGGAGTCGAGCACGTGGTGAGGACGGTCACGGACGAGGAGGGCAACGAAGTCCTCGATGACAATGGACAGCCAATCGAGCTGCCGGGGGACACGCTCCATACACGCCTGATCCTGTCGGAGCCGCTGGCCTACACCTACCGGCGCGAGGGCTTCACGGTAAACGCCAACGTCGTCCGCGCCACTCACGGAGAGACGAAGACGGAAGTGCTGGGGAGCGGGGACGGGCGCGTTCCCTTCCAGAGCTTCACGCTCAAGCAGAAGCCACTCACCTACCTCCCCGCGCCCACTCCCTCAGGCGTCGAGAGCACGCTGGAGGTACGCGTCAACGAGGTGCGCTGGCCCGAGCAGGAGACCCTCCTCGGTCTTGAAGGCAACGAGCGGGGCTACACGACCCGCACCGACGACGAAGGCAACACCACCGTGATCTTCGGCGACGGCCTGCGAGGGGCGCGCTTGCCGACGGGCGTCGAGAACGTGACGGCGGTATACCGCGCAGGGATCGGCAAGGGCGGCAACGTGGGAGCGAACGAGATCAGCGTCCTCGCCACGCGGCCGCTCGGGGTGAAGGAGGTGATCAACCCGCAGCGGGCAAGCGGCGGCGCCGATCCCGAGAGCCGCGACCAGGCCCGCCGCAACGTGCCGGTGGCGGTGCTCGCCCTGGACAGGCTGGTCTCCGTGCGCGACTACGCCGACTTCGCCCGGGTCTTTGCCGGCATCGGCAAGGCCTCCGCGGCCTCCATCTCGGACGGTCGACGCCAGGTGGTGCACCTCACCATCGCCGGAGCGGACGACATCCCCATTGACCCCACCTCGGAGCTATACCGAAACCTCCTGCTGGCGCTGTCGCGCTTCGGCGATCCCAACGTGCCGCTGGTGGTGGCGCCACGCGAGCTGGTCATCCTCTTCCTCAGCGCCAGGGTGAAGGTCGGGGCCGATTATCTCTGGGCTCTGGTAGAGCCGAAGATCCGTGCCGCGCTCCTGGAGGCGCTGGGCTTCGACCGCCGCGACCTCGGTCAGGACGTGCGGCTGAGCGAGGTGATCTCCGTCATCCAGTCGGTCGAAGGCGTCGAGTTCGTGGACGTGGACCTCCTCGACGGCATCGCCGAGAGCGATGTGGTCGATCCCGAGGGGACACTCGATCCCGAGGCGCTGGCGGCCAGGCTGGAAGCACTCGCCGCGGCGACAGGGGCTACTTCGACCGGCAGCTCCGTCTGCACCTCCGCCCGCCAGCCCCGGCAGCGCGTGACCGTGGAGCTGGCGCGCATCGATCCTTCCATCACCGATCCCGATCGGCGAATCCGGCCGGCGCAGATCGCATATCTGAATCCGGAGCTCCCGGACACGCTGGTCCTCACGGAGGTGACCTCATGA
- a CDS encoding GPW/gp25 family protein, whose protein sequence is MIHIDFPFHFDGRGRTALTGDDDHIRDMIEQFLFTNAGERVNRPDFGSGLMQLVFAPNSPEVAAALQHTVSAGLQRWLGDLIEVRSLEVTSVDAVLRVELEYAVRRTGEVRAATFEREAV, encoded by the coding sequence ATGATCCACATCGACTTCCCCTTCCACTTCGACGGGCGCGGGCGGACGGCGCTCACCGGCGATGACGATCACATCCGGGACATGATCGAGCAGTTCCTCTTCACCAACGCGGGGGAACGGGTCAACCGCCCGGACTTCGGAAGCGGGCTGATGCAGCTGGTGTTCGCCCCCAACTCGCCCGAGGTGGCGGCGGCGCTTCAGCACACCGTGAGCGCCGGGCTGCAGCGCTGGCTGGGCGACCTGATCGAGGTGCGTTCGCTGGAGGTCACCAGCGTCGACGCCGTCCTGCGGGTGGAACTCGAGTACGCGGTGCGACGCACCGGTGAGGTGCGCGCCGCCACCTTCGAACGGGAGGCCGTGTGA
- a CDS encoding DUF6519 domain-containing protein, giving the protein MNGDFSRDTFDRRYRFSRVLLQQGRVLLDADWNEQTSILLHYIRSLAKDLIGPHGGPPGGFELLCDPSGEQLRCDFGIGYGHYYVDGILCENEPPLRCGAEETPPPLRYSNQPYLPLDEDEKELDQGADYFVYLDVWERHLTHIEAGHIREVALGGPDTATRAQVVWQVKVLNGDCCENHDDYTCADWMAQVVKDYRRCLRARARVPEPSDDPCIIPPEARYRGAENQLYRVEIHDGGEAGSKGATWKWSRDNGSVVFAIRELQGSTATLETLGPDDRRTLVEGDWVEIVDDRSVLRGRPGVLARVDAVDRVKYQVTLSVAEGTALPVFTREATTHPLLRRWDQGSAALPVQEGKWIDLEDGVQVYFDPGGTYRTADYWLIPARTATGDVLWPTEPDADGTPSPVALPPHGIEHHYAPLGRIAVDDDGIVTCLSSCRCVLTPPCAEVAEPPEEPPPNGEPGPDVPGPDQPTPPTPAPTPPTPPTPTPTPTPVPTPTPIPTPTPTPIPTPTPVPTPTPIPTPTPGPTPPTPISGGVVGSLLDLRHVGESRAELLRRAGHGTIEDVARMPAEEIARVLRVSPRVAEEVLESARAAVRR; this is encoded by the coding sequence ATGAACGGGGACTTCAGCCGCGACACCTTCGACCGGCGGTATCGCTTCTCACGGGTGCTCCTGCAACAGGGGCGGGTGCTGCTGGACGCCGATTGGAATGAGCAGACCTCCATCCTCCTGCACTATATCCGCTCGCTCGCCAAGGACCTGATCGGCCCGCACGGCGGCCCTCCCGGTGGCTTCGAGTTGCTCTGCGATCCCTCCGGAGAGCAGCTCCGCTGCGATTTCGGCATCGGCTACGGGCACTACTACGTGGACGGGATCCTCTGCGAGAACGAGCCGCCGCTCCGCTGTGGCGCAGAGGAGACGCCTCCGCCGCTTCGCTACTCCAACCAGCCGTACCTTCCCCTGGACGAGGACGAGAAGGAGCTGGACCAGGGTGCCGACTATTTCGTCTACCTGGACGTCTGGGAGCGTCACCTGACCCACATTGAGGCGGGGCACATCCGGGAGGTGGCGCTGGGCGGTCCGGACACGGCCACCCGCGCCCAGGTGGTCTGGCAGGTGAAGGTGCTGAACGGGGACTGCTGCGAGAACCACGACGACTACACCTGCGCCGACTGGATGGCTCAGGTGGTGAAGGACTACCGTCGTTGCCTGCGCGCTCGCGCCCGCGTGCCCGAGCCATCCGACGACCCCTGCATCATCCCTCCCGAGGCACGCTACCGCGGTGCCGAGAACCAGCTCTACCGGGTGGAGATCCACGACGGCGGCGAAGCGGGCTCCAAGGGGGCGACCTGGAAGTGGTCGCGTGACAACGGCTCGGTCGTCTTCGCCATACGCGAACTGCAGGGGAGCACGGCGACGCTCGAGACCCTCGGACCGGACGACCGGCGCACGCTCGTCGAGGGGGATTGGGTGGAGATCGTGGATGACCGCTCGGTGCTCCGCGGCCGGCCGGGAGTGCTCGCCCGGGTCGACGCGGTGGACCGCGTGAAGTACCAGGTTACGCTGTCGGTCGCGGAGGGGACTGCGCTACCCGTCTTTACCCGCGAGGCCACCACGCACCCGCTGCTCCGTCGCTGGGATCAGGGGTCCGCCGCGCTTCCGGTACAGGAGGGCAAGTGGATCGACCTGGAGGACGGCGTGCAGGTGTACTTCGACCCGGGGGGCACCTATCGCACGGCCGACTACTGGCTGATCCCGGCGCGCACCGCGACCGGCGACGTGCTCTGGCCCACCGAGCCGGACGCCGACGGGACCCCATCGCCGGTGGCACTCCCGCCGCATGGCATCGAGCACCACTACGCTCCGCTGGGCCGCATCGCGGTCGACGACGACGGCATCGTGACCTGCCTGAGCTCCTGCCGCTGCGTGTTGACGCCGCCGTGCGCAGAGGTCGCGGAGCCGCCGGAAGAACCACCCCCCAACGGCGAGCCCGGCCCTGACGTGCCCGGGCCCGACCAGCCCACACCGCCGACGCCGGCTCCGACTCCACCGACGCCGCCGACGCCGACGCCAACGCCAACGCCCGTTCCGACACCGACGCCGATTCCGACGCCGACACCTACGCCGATACCGACGCCAACGCCGGTACCGACACCGACGCCCATACCGACGCCCACTCCTGGCCCGACACCACCGACGCCCATCTCTGGAGGAGTCGTGGGTTCGCTCCTCGACCTCCGCCACGTGGGTGAGAGCCGGGCGGAGCTGCTGCGTCGGGCAGGTCACGGGACGATCGAGGACGTCGCGCGGATGCCG